The Alcaligenes aquatilis genome contains the following window.
TGGCACGCTCTCTGACCAAGGTGCTGATGAAATACCCCAAGGACAAGAAGCTGGCACCAAGCAGAATGCTGGCGCCCATCATGGCCAGAAAGGGCGTCCAGACGCTGAAGTCCAGGCCGCCATGCGCCACCTGCAACGTGACCCCTGCCAGACCGTAGCCCACGACGGTAGACAGGCTCAGGATCAGGACATGGCCCAGAAATTTACCGACCAGAACCTGCCAGCGATGGACGGGGTAGCTCAGCAACAAGGACATGGTGCCGCGTTCGATTTCGCCCACAATGGCGTCGTAGGACAGCAGCATGGCAATCAGCGGGATCAGGAAAATGGACAGGCTGGACAGGCTGACCACGGTAACCGTAAGCGGGTCTACCTTGACGCTGCCCGTGGGGGCACTGCCCAGAAAGCCCAGAGACAAAGCCAGTGCCGCCAACAAGAGGGTGACCGCTAGCACCCAACGATTGCGCAGTCCGTCGCGCACTTCCTTTTGGATGATGATCAGGACAGGGTTCATGGCTTAGTAATCCTCGCGCTTTAAAAAGTGCGCATACAGCTCGTCCAGACCGGGGGACTCCAGCTCCAGGTCGGTCAATCCTGCAATGGCATGGGCCTGGCGCAGGATCTGGATTTTTTCGGCTTCGGTGCAGTGACGCTCCAGGCGCTGGGAACCGATGACATCCCAGTGTTGCGGAACAGGATCGGGGATTTGTTCCACAGTCAGGCGAATACGTACCGGCAAGCCCGCGTGTTGGCGCAGTTCGGACAAGGTGCCATCGGCAATCTTGCTCCCCTGCTGCATCACGATGATGCGGTCTGCCAGACGCTCCATTTCGGCTAGGGCGTGAGTGCTGAGCAGGATGGTGGCACCGGCATCGCGCAGTTCTTGCACGATTTCGTAGAACAGCAGGCGGGAGGCTGGGTCCAGGCCTGTTGTAGGTTCGTCCAGTAAGAGCACACGGGGTTTGCCCAGCAAGGTCTGGGCCAGTGCCAGTCGTTGGCGCATGCCTTTGGAATAGGTGCCCACGCGCTTGTGAGCAGCCTGGGCAATGCCGACACGGGCCAGTAAAGCCTGGTTGTCACGGGTAGGTAGCCCTTTCAGGCGGGCGTAAAACGCCAGGGTTTCGGTGCCGGTCAAGGCAGGGTGCAGGGCGACGGTTTCGGGCAAGTAGCCGATATGGGTTCGCAGCCGGGCAGCCTGGGACGAGCTGGCGTCGTGGTTCAGCAAAGTGACCTTGCCTTCATCGGCGCGGATCAGACCCAGAATCAACTTGATGACGGTACTTTTGCCCGCACCATTGTGGCCAGCCAGCACGGTGCATTGGCCGGGATAAAGCTCGAAGTTCACCGCGTTGGCGG
Protein-coding sequences here:
- a CDS encoding ABC transporter permease — protein: MNPVLIIIQKEVRDGLRNRWVLAVTLLLAALALSLGFLGSAPTGSVKVDPLTVTVVSLSSLSIFLIPLIAMLLSYDAIVGEIERGTMSLLLSYPVHRWQVLVGKFLGHVLILSLSTVVGYGLAGVTLQVAHGGLDFSVWTPFLAMMGASILLGASFLSLGYFISTLVRERATAAGLAIGIWLFFVVIYDMALLGILVADQGAMITASWLNIILLFNPTDVYRLLNLTGYENVAMFAGMAGLSEQARLPASVLMSVLLLWIAVPFSLASLAFNKKAL
- a CDS encoding ABC transporter ATP-binding protein; its protein translation is MTPSNNGPAPVALANVSKLYGQQRAANAVNFELYPGQCTVLAGHNGAGKSTVIKLILGLIRADEGKVTLLNHDASSSQAARLRTHIGYLPETVALHPALTGTETLAFYARLKGLPTRDNQALLARVGIAQAAHKRVGTYSKGMRQRLALAQTLLGKPRVLLLDEPTTGLDPASRLLFYEIVQELRDAGATILLSTHALAEMERLADRIIVMQQGSKIADGTLSELRQHAGLPVRIRLTVEQIPDPVPQHWDVIGSQRLERHCTEAEKIQILRQAHAIAGLTDLELESPGLDELYAHFLKREDY